From a single Paludibacter jiangxiensis genomic region:
- a CDS encoding DoxX family protein: MNRSSLIFSTANSITMDAALFLLRLLTAGFMLTHGLEKLSNFSSLAEEFPDPLGVGHSASLIMMLFSEVGCSLLILLGLFTRLATLPSIFGMSIAFFVIHAGMPFAAKELAGIYLLLYIIILLMGPGRYSADYIIDKWLKRE; encoded by the coding sequence ATGAACAGATCGTCTTTAATATTTTCAACAGCCAACAGCATCACAATGGATGCCGCACTCTTTTTATTAAGATTGCTTACTGCCGGTTTTATGCTGACACACGGACTGGAAAAACTCAGTAATTTCAGCTCTCTTGCCGAAGAATTTCCAGATCCGCTTGGAGTCGGCCACTCTGCCTCCTTAATCATGATGCTTTTCTCTGAAGTTGGTTGTTCTCTGCTTATTTTGCTTGGTTTATTCACCCGCCTTGCAACATTGCCCTCCATCTTCGGAATGAGCATCGCATTTTTTGTCATCCATGCCGGTATGCCGTTTGCAGCAAAAGAACTTGCGGGAATCTATCTACTGCTTTACATCATCATTTTATTAATGGGCCCGGGACGATATTCAGCCGACTACATTATTGACAAGTGGCTCAAGAGAGAGTAA
- a CDS encoding tetratricopeptide repeat protein: MEMLRYKTGMKRPFVICIFALMTLVVFAQQASVKEANVLYAQKNYTAAVQQYEMVLQSQGSSAELYYNLGNAYYRSGDIAKAILNYNRALLLKPNYDDAEFNLEIAQKKVVDNVDVTSVFFLKQWVNNLGDIMSSNGWAVFSVILFMLALTAFLVFIFGRYRSLRKTTFNVAIASFVIALISVGYAVKQSNKVVNSTDGIIMVGSVTAKDSPALNGKDMFVMHAGTKVTIKNSVSGWTEVELPDGNAGFIPATSIEKI, from the coding sequence ATGGAAATGTTAAGATATAAAACCGGAATGAAAAGACCTTTTGTTATCTGCATATTTGCATTAATGACGTTGGTCGTGTTTGCTCAACAGGCATCTGTGAAAGAAGCAAATGTATTGTATGCCCAGAAAAATTATACAGCGGCTGTTCAGCAGTATGAAATGGTGTTGCAGTCGCAGGGTTCTTCTGCTGAATTATATTACAATCTCGGGAACGCCTATTATCGTTCGGGTGATATAGCAAAAGCTATTTTGAATTATAATCGTGCTTTGTTGCTAAAGCCGAATTATGATGATGCTGAGTTTAATCTGGAAATAGCGCAGAAGAAGGTCGTGGATAATGTTGATGTAACATCTGTCTTCTTTTTGAAACAATGGGTCAATAATCTGGGCGATATTATGTCGTCCAACGGATGGGCAGTATTTAGCGTTATTTTGTTTATGCTGGCCCTTACGGCTTTCCTTGTTTTTATTTTCGGGCGTTACCGTTCATTGCGGAAGACCACATTCAATGTTGCAATTGCTTCATTTGTAATTGCATTGATATCGGTTGGGTATGCGGTAAAGCAAAGCAATAAAGTGGTTAACTCTACTGATGGAATCATTATGGTGGGTTCTGTTACAGCCAAAGATTCTCCGGCTTTGAATGGAAAGGATATGTTTGTGATGCATGCCGGTACCAAGGTAACGATAAAAAACAGCGTTTCCGGATGGACGGAAGTGGAACTGCCTGACGGCAATGCCGGATTTATCCCTGCTACAAGTATCGAAAAAATATAA
- a CDS encoding BatD family protein, producing the protein MKKYSLLVFALILLGAGQLSAQKISFVAKAPSSVVLGSPFQLSYVINTAADADELRLPDLSNFEILAGPYTTSSQQMINGHYSGSLTITYTLMARKLGTFPVGPATITVAKQRLVSNGLSLKVLPQDKNAKANSNSGGGEPQGGGSSSVSLSSGDAFLKANVTKTKVYEQEAFLVTYKLYSLPDVLGVESFKLPEFKGFVMQKIDLPTDQRPQLENYKGHNYTTFVLYQVLLFPQRSGTYDIEKASGTFGFRLRNQRKVKSIFDDFFDTYQDVKRTLVAPSIRINVTPLPLAGKPATFTGAVGDFHVNAQIDKTTMKTNEPVTIRITISGTGNLKLINTLPLKYPADFEAYEPKVDNNYRPSASGVTGTKTMEYLAIPRQPGDFVISPVSFSYFDVSTHTYKTVSTPQYKIHVDKGSGSSSTVVDNYTQKENIKVLNKDIRYINTGDFSVSKQPEFLIKSVGFWLLYIIPLLIAVILYFLFRKQARDNANIALVRNRKANKMALKRLKQASVYLKDQKKEPFYDEVLRACWGYLSYKLNIPVADLTKETMKAELEAHSVEEALIGRYMELLNTCEFARYAPVTSNDALDKVFAEAVAVIEALEGCIKK; encoded by the coding sequence ATGAAGAAATACAGTCTATTGGTATTCGCACTGATACTGTTGGGTGCCGGTCAACTGAGCGCACAAAAAATTTCTTTTGTGGCGAAGGCTCCTTCATCAGTCGTTTTAGGTTCACCGTTCCAACTATCGTATGTTATAAATACTGCTGCAGATGCAGATGAACTGAGGTTGCCGGATCTGAGTAATTTTGAAATTTTGGCAGGCCCATATACCACCAGTTCGCAGCAGATGATTAATGGTCATTATAGCGGTTCGTTGACAATCACTTATACATTGATGGCCCGTAAACTCGGAACGTTTCCGGTAGGTCCCGCAACTATAACCGTTGCTAAGCAGCGTCTCGTTTCCAATGGATTATCACTCAAGGTGCTCCCGCAGGATAAGAATGCAAAGGCAAATAGTAATAGCGGCGGCGGAGAACCTCAGGGCGGCGGAAGTTCGTCAGTTTCCCTTTCGTCGGGAGACGCTTTTTTGAAGGCCAATGTTACCAAGACAAAAGTGTACGAACAGGAAGCATTTCTTGTTACTTACAAGCTTTATTCTTTGCCGGATGTATTGGGAGTGGAAAGTTTTAAATTGCCCGAGTTTAAAGGGTTTGTGATGCAGAAAATAGATCTGCCGACAGATCAGCGTCCGCAACTTGAAAATTACAAAGGGCACAATTATACAACCTTTGTTCTCTATCAGGTGCTTTTGTTTCCTCAACGCTCAGGAACGTATGACATTGAAAAGGCTTCGGGAACATTTGGTTTTCGTTTGCGTAACCAACGGAAAGTAAAAAGTATATTCGACGATTTCTTCGATACGTACCAGGATGTAAAACGTACACTGGTTGCCCCGTCAATCCGCATAAACGTCACTCCGTTGCCTCTTGCAGGTAAACCTGCAACATTCACAGGCGCTGTTGGCGACTTTCATGTGAATGCGCAGATTGATAAAACCACCATGAAAACCAACGAACCTGTTACGATTCGTATTACTATTTCCGGTACAGGTAATCTGAAGCTGATAAATACGTTGCCACTAAAATATCCGGCCGATTTTGAGGCTTACGAACCGAAGGTGGATAATAACTACAGACCTTCTGCATCGGGCGTTACCGGTACAAAGACAATGGAATATCTTGCTATTCCCCGTCAGCCGGGTGACTTTGTCATCTCTCCCGTTTCGTTCTCGTATTTTGATGTATCGACCCATACGTATAAAACCGTTTCTACACCGCAATATAAGATTCATGTAGATAAGGGATCGGGTAGTTCATCCACAGTAGTTGACAACTACACACAAAAGGAGAATATAAAGGTGCTGAATAAAGATATTCGTTATATCAATACGGGTGATTTTAGTGTCTCGAAGCAACCTGAATTTTTGATTAAATCAGTTGGTTTCTGGTTGCTGTATATCATACCTCTGTTAATTGCGGTGATATTATACTTCCTGTTCCGCAAACAAGCACGCGATAACGCAAATATTGCTTTGGTTCGCAACCGGAAAGCTAATAAAATGGCATTGAAACGGTTGAAACAGGCATCTGTATATCTCAAAGACCAGAAAAAAGAACCGTTCTACGATGAAGTGTTGAGAGCTTGTTGGGGTTATCTGAGTTATAAGCTCAACATTCCGGTTGCTGATCTGACGAAGGAAACAATGAAAGCGGAACTGGAAGCTCATTCAGTAGAGGAGGCTCTTATCGGTCGTTACATGGAACTGCTCAATACATGTGAGTTTGCACGTTATGCACCTGTAACGTCTAATGATGCCCTTGACAAGGTGTTTGCAGAGGCAGTTGCAGTTATTGAAGCGTTGGAAGGATGCATTAAAAAATAA